CATCGCGTCGACCGCGGCAAGGAACTCGGCGTAGTAGTTGCGCGACGCGAATCCGAAGCTTTTTCCCTTGTAATGGCTCGAGATCACGCCGAAGTGCGTGGTGCCCATGTCCTTTACCGCGCGCGCGATTCCGCCTGGACCATGGTTGTACGACGTGATCGCCAGCGGCCACGACCCGAGGTTCTCGTAAGTCTTGCGCAGCATCTTTGCTGCGGCTTCGGTCGAGCGGCGAGGATCGCGCCGGTCGTCGTAGGAACCATTGACCTCGAGATACAGACGGCCGGTGGCCGGCATGAACTGCCAGATGCCCGAAGCGCCGGCCGACGAACGCGCGCCGATCTTGTATCCGGACTCGACGAGCGGAAGTGCGAGCAGCTCCTGCGGCACGTCGTACCTCTGCAGGATCTCGCTCATCATCGGACGGTACGCCTGCGCGCGCGCAGCCGCGTCGCAGAACTTGTCGCCGAGACCGCGCTGCGAGCGAACCTGCTCGGACAGCGTCATCGCGTACGACGGCTCGTAGCCGATCTTCGCGATGGCTTTGAGGATACGGCGTTCTTCTTCGGTGCGCGCGTGTCCCTCGGAGATCGAAACCAGCATCGCCGAGATGCGTTCGCCTTCCGCTTTGCGGCGCGCCTGGATCGCGGCGTCGACCTGTCCTTCGGGAAGGCGCGCGACGATGTCGTCAATGGACAGGACCGAATAGACAAGCTCTAAGTGCTCGACGTCGTGGAATGCGATCTGGTGGCTCGTCCATTTCGTGAACGCGTCGCTCCAGAACGCGACGTTGGGCTCGAGCTCTTTGTACCGGGGGAAATGCGTGTTGCCCGGAGTTGGCGTCGCGGCAGCCGTCGAAGCGGAAGCAAGGACCAGCGCTGCGGCTGTGGTGCATGCGACCGGTGCGGCTGGTGCGGCAGACAGGATCAGTGCTGCCGCTGCAGTCGAAAGGGCCGTTGCCAGTGTCTGGAGCCCGGTGTTCCGACCCGATCGCGTCGCCGGGCGGACCGACCTCACCTCTGTTCCCACCTTGTCACGTTCCCGCATCCCTCACCTCTCAGGACGGCTTCCCCGCCTGCCTCGCCTGTTCAAAAGGAACGCTAAAGGTAGCAAAGGCGGCCTCTTGCCGCCATCCGGAAAGGCCGTTTTTCGGCCGTTCCGCAGCCGCAGCGCGGCAATTGCCGCGGTGCTTCTGGCTGCGCGGATGACGTCCGGCTGCGGTCACCACGGCCCGGCAGACGCTGCGGGCGCGCTCCGAATCGCGATCGAAGCTGCTCCGACCAGCCTCGATCCGCGTTTTGCGGCCGATGCCGACAGCAGCCGCATCGCCGGCCTCATGCACTGCTCGCTCGTCGAACCGGACGACCGCGGCGGCTGGCGGGCCGCGCTCGCGACCGCCTGGAGCCAGCCGGACGCTCAGACCTGGGTCTTCGAGCTCAGAAATGACGCACGGTTCCATAACGGCGATCCGGTGACTGCGGACGACGTCGTGGCCACCTACCGGTCCGTCCTCGATGCGAAGACCGCGTCGCCGAAGCGCGCCGCGCTGTCGTCGGTGACCCGCGTCGCGGCCGACAGCGAGCATCGCGTGCGCTTCGAGCTTTCGTCGGCCAACGCGGCGCTGCTCGACGGCGCGACCGTCGGAATCCTTCCCGCGCGCGTCGCGGCCGGGCCGCAGAGCGACGAGGCCACCGGTGCGAACGGATGCGGGCCGTATGAAGCCGCAGAGATCGATCCGCATTCGATCCTGCTTCGTGCGGTGAACGGATGGTTCGGCGGGCCGGTGACGCTTGCGGCGATCGAGTTTCGCGTCGTGCCCGACGCCGTGATGCGCACGCTTCAGCTCGAAAGCGGCGATCTCGATCTGGTGCAGAACGCGCTCGAGCCGGATGCCGTTCGGCATCTGCAGGAGAGAGAACGAGGCGGAGTTTCACAGCGCGGCGTCGCGCTGAGCGTGTCGGTCACGCCGTACGATGCCTACCAGTATCTCGGCATCAATCACCGCCATCCCGCGCTCGCCGACGTTCGTGTCCGGCGCGCGATCGCACATGCCATCGACCGCGATGCGATCGTGACCTGGGTGCTCGCCGGCCAGGCCGAGGTCGCAAGCGGACTCATTCCACCGCACCACGCCGGCTACGAGCCGCACGTTCGCCGTTACGCCTATGATCCGGCACGTGCACGGAGGCTTCTCGATGCGGCCGGTTATCCGGATCCCGACGGCGACGGTCCACTTCCACGCCTTCGCCTGCGCTACACGACGAGCACCGTCGAGCTTCGCCGGCGCATCGCCGAAGTGATTGCTGCCGAGCTCGGCGAAGTCGGGATCGAGATCTCGATCGAAAGCTACGAGTGGGGAACGTTCTTCCAGGACATCGCGCGCGGGAACTACGACCTTTACTCGCTCGCGTGGATCGGCATTCGTGATCCGGATCTCCTGCGCGTTGTTTTTCATTCGAAGATGACGCCGCCGGCCGGCAGCAATCGCGGATTTTTCGCGAACGCGCGCATCGATCGGCTGACCGAGCGCGGCCGCGCGGAAACCGATCCGTCACGGCGCACGGCGATCTATGCGCGTGTGCAGCGCGCGTCGGCGCGTGCGCTGCCGTACATTCCGATGTGGTGGCCGAAGAACGTGGTCGTGATGTCGAGCCGGCTCGAAGGGTTCACGCCGCATCCGTCAGGAGATCTGTCCGCGCTGGCGCACGCGCATCTCGGTGAAATCGGGGACAGACACTGATTTACGGTCTTAAAGCTCTCTACATATGACGGGCGACGTTTCGGGTACGCGCGCTCTTTAGCCAACTCAAAAAACTGCACATTGATTCTCGAAGTGGGTTAGCGCGGAGCCGATGCTCCTCCTGATAACTCCCAGAACAAGTTACCCTCGAAAGGTAACTAACGAGCTCGTCTCGATCCTTTCGCGAAATTACTAAATCGTTCTTATCAATTGGCGCCAGCACGGATCTAAGATCCAGTGTCGCGTTGGCCAGCGCATCCGTTAGACACGGAACCTGAACATAGAACTGGTTCCATTCCTCTGCCGAGATACTGCCTTTCGACCCGCGATCGCCGATGTACTTCTGAAACATTGCAGTATTCTGCTGGGCAAGCCCACGCAGAATGATGGAGCTGTCCCTGAGAGTCTTCGAGAGTTCTGCAACTTTTTTGTTCTTGCTGCTTTGGTACAAAACAAGTTGCTCCGTGACACAGTCCGTTAGCGTCTCCGCCTCGTCGAGTGTCATTCGGACATCTTCGATGGGCTGCGTCCGCAGCTGAATGCCAACCACAGAATTTATGGAATTCGCCGCCTGTAGCCATACCCATACGAACGGCATCGCAGCCGCGGTATCAGCTGGTTGGCTTATCGGGCATTCGAAGGCCGCCACGGCGCCCGGATTCCCGGCATCAATCACAATCAGCGCCGCGAGAAATGCACTGCACGTTGTCGAGGCAATCATCATGGTCTTACCGGCGAGACGTTCACAGTTCTACCAGCGAGTGACCGTCAGGCCGGGGATTCGCCGGAAGCTTCGTTCGTCGCGCGTGATGACTCCGCAATCGTGGGCAATCGCAGTGGCGGCGATCAGCAGATCGCGCTCTCCGATGCGATCACCGCGCACGGCAGCATCGGCCCAGAGTCGGGCGTGGATGCGCGCGCTTCGCAGATCGAACGAAAACACCGGCAGTCGTTCGATCAATCCTTCGACGAAAGCTTCGGTGGCTGCACGCTTGCGGGACGAGATGCGATGAACGCCGTGCAGCAGCTCGGATGCGGTTACGGCAGAGATGGCGAACGTTTCGTCGCGATGATCGCCGAGCGCTGCCCCGAGGTCGAGAAGCCCGCGCTCCGCTGCGATAAGGACGCTCGAATCGATCACTTGTCCCAAGGTGACCGCTCCACGTCGGGCTGCGCCCGACTCAGCGCCTCGACGATGTCGAGAAATTCTTCGTCGGGTTTGGGCAGCTTCGAAAAGAGCGCAAGGAGATCGGCGCCGGTGCAGCGGCTGCCCTGCAGCGGCCCGAGCTGACAGATTGGGCGCCCTCCGCGCTCGATGACGAACGTTTCGCCTTGGTAGCAGGCTCGATTGACGAGATCGGAAAAGCTCCGTGCCGCTTCGGTTGCGGAGACGACGGACATCGCCGAGGCCGAGACATACGATGGCTCCGGCGCTGCAACGCGGCCCGAACCTGATGCAGCGATTTCGTATCTGGGCGGGAGCGGGCTTGAGTTACGAGCCTTGCCGACCGGCTTCTTCGCGCCACTCATGAAAATCTGATTATCGGATTTTTCTAACGGCGTCCAGAACAAAATGGCCGCCGCGAAAAATAAGGGGAAATTTAAATGTACCTGTCCCCTTTTACGCGACGGGATCGACGAGGTCGGCGAGGGTGGCGTTGCCGAGGGCGGCGCGGCGGGCCTGCTGGAATGTCTCGAGCATGCGCAGGACCGGCGGGCGCGCGGTGCCGGCGTCGAGGAGATTCTCTCCTCTGGCGGCGGCGACGACGCGGTCGGCGGGAATGCTTCCGGGCGACAGCGACAGGAAGCACTGGCGCTGGTCGCGGCCGCCGATGTGCACGAGGCCTTCTTCGGCGAGCACGCAGAACATTTCCGTCACGCTTCGCACCGGCGTCTTCAGGATGACGGCGAGCTCGGCGAGCGTCGGCGCGGCTCTTCGCGCGTGCGCGGCCTGTGCAAGCTCGATCGCGATCGAGATCGCCAGGCGTTCGCGCGCCGCCACGCCGACCAGCTTCGGAATGTAATGTCGCCCGCACGCGGCAAGATTCTGGATCGCAGCCGAAAGCTCGGCGCCGCCGAGCACGATGACCCAGCTCGTCCACATCCACGCGACCAGCATCGGAAGCTGCGCGAGCGTGCCGTACACCGCGTTGTATCCCTGAAGACCGAACTGGAACGCGATGTAGAATCCCTGAGCGAGCTGCCACGCGACGCCGGCGACGATGCCGCCGATCAAGGCGGCGCGGCGGTCGACAGGCGCCGCCGGGAGGAACATGTACAGCGCCGCGAACGCGATGCAGACCAGCGCGTACCAGACGACGGAAAAGCCCATGCGGATGAGGAGCTCGAAGCCTCCGAAGCTTTCGAGCCAGACCATCACGGCCGAGCTTCGGAAAGCGGCCTCCGAGCTGGCCGCCACGGCGATCATCAGCGGCGCGAAGATGAGCAGCATCAGCGCGTCGGCCGCACGCCGGACCGCGCTGCGGCCGTGCGGACTTCCCCACACCGCGTCGATCGCATCCTCCATCTGGATCAGCAGCGAGGCTGCGCTTCCGATCGCGATCAGTGCGCCGATCAGACCAAGCCCGGCAATGCTGATATTGTCTACCCAGGAGACGACCGTGGAGACCGCTTCGGGAGACAGAATCGTCGCGCGCTCGAGCAGCAGCGACTCCAGCCGCTGGCCGGTCCAGCCGAGGCCGCGCACATACGCAAAAGACGCGGCCAGCGCCGGGACCAGCGCGAGCATGCTGGCCAGCGTGAGCGCCGATGCGCGCATCGAGCACGCGTCACCCTCGAAGCCTTCGACGGCGAGCCAGAGCACCTGGCCGACGTGGACGAGCCGGCGGCGCCACACGGGCATTTCGGCCTCGGGCTCCGACCAGAGCGCCGTCCTCAGCTGCTTGAATACTCCCTGCACTTCGATGCCTCCGGCGTTTAAGCCGTCACCGGCGCCTTTTCGCAACCGGACGCGTGCCGCGAGCACACATCCTGCGGGGCTGCTTTGCGCGTGCTGATCCCGCCGCATGGATCGGTCGCGAGATCCGTCACGAGATCGTATGCAGGGCACTGGCGCCGGTGATCCTGCTGCGCATGATCCTGCGCCGTCTCGGCGCACTCGTGCCGACACTGTTCGGCGTGGCCACGCTCGTATTCCTGCTGCTGCACGTCGTACCGGGTGATCCGGTCGACGTGATGATCGGCGAAAGCGCCGCTCCCGCTGCACGCGCCGAGCTGCGCACCAGGCTCGGCCTGGACGAGCCGCTCGGCGTGCAGTACGCCCGGTGGCTCGGGGCGATCGCACACGGCGATCTCGGAAGCTCGATCCGCAGCGGGAAGCCGGTGGCGTCGCTCGTCGCCGCGCGAATTCCGGCAACGGCGCTGCTGGCAGTGGCGGCGCTGATCGTCGCGGTCACAATTGGAATTCCGCTCGGGACTGCTGCGGCAGCGACCAGAGGATCCGCAATCGACCGCTTCGCGCTCGCGGCGAGCCTCGCCGCCGTGGCTACGCCCACGTTCTGGACCGGGCCGATGCTGGTGCTGCTGCTGTCGGTCGCGCTCGGATGGCTTCCGGTTGCCGGAAGCGGAACGCCCGCGCACCTGGTGCTGCCGGCGATCACGCTCGGCGCGGGCATGAGCGGGATCCTGATCCGCATGACGCGCGCGTCGCTGCTGGAAACGCTGTCGGACGACTACGTGCGGACGGCACGTGCCAAAGGTGCGTCGCCGATGCGCGTGCTGTTCGTGCACGCGCTGCCGAACGCGCTTACTCCGGTGTTGTCGGTGCTCGGTCTCCAGCTCGGCGCGGTGCTCGCGGGAGCGGTCGTTACCGAAACGATTTTTGCGTGGCCCGGCCTCGGACGGCTCGTCGTCGAGTCGATCCAGGCTCGCGACTATCCGGTCGTGCAGGGCGCCGTGCTGGTGGTCGCAACGACGACGGTGCTTGCCAACCTCGCAGCCGAGATCGCGCAGGCGCTCGTCGATCCGCGCATCGGTGACGCGGGAGACGCACGGTGAGCGGACCTCGCCGGCGCGTCGTCGTCCTTCTGTGCCTGCTCGCCGGCGGCGCGTTCGTCGCGATGGCCGCAGGCGTGATTGCGCCCGAAGCCGGCTCGCGAATCGAGCTCTCCGAAGGGCTCCGGCCGCCGGCGCTCGCGCATCCGCTCGGGCAGGACAAGCTCGGCCGCGACGTCTTTGCGAGAACGCTCGCCGGAGCGCGCATCTCGTGCGCCGTCGCGCTCGCGAGCGTGACCGTGTCGGTCGCGATCGGCGTGCTCGTCGGCGCCGCCGCCGGGTTCCTCGGCGGGATCACCGACACGCTGCTCATGCGCATGGTCGACGTGCTGCTCGCGTTTCCCGGGCTTCTGCTCGCGATCGCGCTGGCCGGAATGCTCGGCCCCGGCATCGGCAACGTGATCGTGGCGCTCTCGGCATTCGGATGGACCGGCTACGCGCGGCTGGTGCGCGGCGAAGTGCGCCGCGTGCGCGCTCTCGAGCACGTGCGGGCTGCCGTCGCGCTCGGTGTCGCGCCGCGCCACGTAGTCACGCGCCACGTGCTGCCACTGATTGCCGCTCCGCTCGTCGTGCAGGCGGCGTTCGGAGCCGCAGCCGCGGTCGTCGCCGAAGCGAGCCTCTCGTTCCTCGGCCTCGGCGTACGGCTGCCGTCGGCATCGTGGGGATCGATGCTCGCCGAAGCCCGCAGCTTCGTCGTCGAAGCGCCGCATCTGGTGGTCGGGCCGGGCCTTGCGATCACTGCGTTCGTGCTTGTCCTTCAGCTTCTTGGAGATGCGCTTCGCGACGCGCTGGACGTGCGCGAATAGTGGGCGCTTCTCCACCTTCGCGAGCGGATGAACCCACGGCGTCCGGTGGCGCCGCAGCCCGCTGGGTCAAACCGCTGCTGGTGTTTCATTTCGCCGCGCTGATCGTTTTCCGCCTGATCGCCGACAACGACGAGTTCAACAACTGGGATCTGATCGCGCTCCTGAACGCGCAGGCATTCCGCAGCCGCTGGGAGCTGCTGTCGCTGCCGCAGGTTCATTTCCTCCAGCCGTTCCGCTTTCCCACGTACAACACGGGTACGGAATCGGTGCTGTCGTTGCTGCTGCACGGCTCGATCGGGCGGCTGTTTCCTTATTGGTCCAATGCGATGGT
The genomic region above belongs to Candidatus Limnocylindrales bacterium and contains:
- a CDS encoding ABC transporter substrate-binding protein gives rise to the protein MPPSGKAVFRPFRSRSAAIAAVLLAARMTSGCGHHGPADAAGALRIAIEAAPTSLDPRFAADADSSRIAGLMHCSLVEPDDRGGWRAALATAWSQPDAQTWVFELRNDARFHNGDPVTADDVVATYRSVLDAKTASPKRAALSSVTRVAADSEHRVRFELSSANAALLDGATVGILPARVAAGPQSDEATGANGCGPYEAAEIDPHSILLRAVNGWFGGPVTLAAIEFRVVPDAVMRTLQLESGDLDLVQNALEPDAVRHLQERERGGVSQRGVALSVSVTPYDAYQYLGINHRHPALADVRVRRAIAHAIDRDAIVTWVLAGQAEVASGLIPPHHAGYEPHVRRYAYDPARARRLLDAAGYPDPDGDGPLPRLRLRYTTSTVELRRRIAEVIAAELGEVGIEISIESYEWGTFFQDIARGNYDLYSLAWIGIRDPDLLRVVFHSKMTPPAGSNRGFFANARIDRLTERGRAETDPSRRTAIYARVQRASARALPYIPMWWPKNVVVMSSRLEGFTPHPSGDLSALAHAHLGEIGDRH
- a CDS encoding PIN domain-containing protein — translated: MIDSSVLIAAERGLLDLGAALGDHRDETFAISAVTASELLHGVHRISSRKRAATEAFVEGLIERLPVFSFDLRSARIHARLWADAAVRGDRIGERDLLIAATAIAHDCGVITRDERSFRRIPGLTVTRW
- a CDS encoding YihY/virulence factor BrkB family protein — its product is MQGVFKQLRTALWSEPEAEMPVWRRRLVHVGQVLWLAVEGFEGDACSMRASALTLASMLALVPALAASFAYVRGLGWTGQRLESLLLERATILSPEAVSTVVSWVDNISIAGLGLIGALIAIGSAASLLIQMEDAIDAVWGSPHGRSAVRRAADALMLLIFAPLMIAVAASSEAAFRSSAVMVWLESFGGFELLIRMGFSVVWYALVCIAFAALYMFLPAAPVDRRAALIGGIVAGVAWQLAQGFYIAFQFGLQGYNAVYGTLAQLPMLVAWMWTSWVIVLGGAELSAAIQNLAACGRHYIPKLVGVAARERLAISIAIELAQAAHARRAAPTLAELAVILKTPVRSVTEMFCVLAEEGLVHIGGRDQRQCFLSLSPGSIPADRVVAAARGENLLDAGTARPPVLRMLETFQQARRAALGNATLADLVDPVA
- a CDS encoding ABC transporter permease, encoding MPRAHILRGCFARADPAAWIGREIRHEIVCRALAPVILLRMILRRLGALVPTLFGVATLVFLLLHVVPGDPVDVMIGESAAPAARAELRTRLGLDEPLGVQYARWLGAIAHGDLGSSIRSGKPVASLVAARIPATALLAVAALIVAVTIGIPLGTAAAATRGSAIDRFALAASLAAVATPTFWTGPMLVLLLSVALGWLPVAGSGTPAHLVLPAITLGAGMSGILIRMTRASLLETLSDDYVRTARAKGASPMRVLFVHALPNALTPVLSVLGLQLGAVLAGAVVTETIFAWPGLGRLVVESIQARDYPVVQGAVLVVATTTVLANLAAEIAQALVDPRIGDAGDAR
- a CDS encoding ABC transporter permease, whose amino-acid sequence is MSGPRRRVVVLLCLLAGGAFVAMAAGVIAPEAGSRIELSEGLRPPALAHPLGQDKLGRDVFARTLAGARISCAVALASVTVSVAIGVLVGAAAGFLGGITDTLLMRMVDVLLAFPGLLLAIALAGMLGPGIGNVIVALSAFGWTGYARLVRGEVRRVRALEHVRAAVALGVAPRHVVTRHVLPLIAAPLVVQAAFGAAAAVVAEASLSFLGLGVRLPSASWGSMLAEARSFVVEAPHLVVGPGLAITAFVLVLQLLGDALRDALDVRE